Genomic DNA from Paucilactobacillus hokkaidonensis JCM 18461:
ATATCATAAAACAACTGGTGCTGTTAAAGGAATGAATGAAGTAAATAAGACGTTACATGCTAAGTATGACAAGCAGTTTGGTAAGTCAATTAATTATTATGTACCTACGAAGACGTTATTCTGGAGCTTCCGAGTAATGGCTTTATCGGGTGGCTGGTTTGCATTAGTTTCTATAGTTGGATTATGGATGAACCGGAAATCATCGCAATCCATTCTCAATCAACGGTGGTTCTTGTATGTATTAGGAATTACAATGTGGCTGCCATTTGCGGCTAACACAGCTGGGTGGATGATTACTGAATTTGGTCGGAATCCATGGGTCGTCTATGGACTCTTTACTATTGCTGACGCGGTTTCGCCAAATGTTTCAGTGGCTTCCTTGTTGACTTCTAATATTTTGTATTTTGCAGTTTTCTGTTGTTTAGGTCTCGTCATGATTTGGTTAGCACATCGTGAATTACGCAAAGGCCCAGACGATTTAGCCTCACTTGATCAGTCTGTTGTTGATCCATATGCTAAGGAGGCGTTTTCAAAATGAGTTTGACACAAAACTTCTGGTTTTTAATTATCGGATTATTGTTTAGTATCTTCTTCTTTTTGGAGGGCTTTGATTTTGGTGTTGGAATGTCTATTAAGGGGCTCGCCAAAAATGAAGCTGAACGTGACATGTTGGTTAGTAGCATTGGCCCACACTGGGATGGTAATGAAGTTTGGCTGATCACAGCTGGTGGTGCCTTATTTGCCTCATTTCCAATGTGGTATGCTTCATTATTTTCAGGCTTTTATCTGATTTTATTGTTTGTCTTAATTGCGTTGATCTTTCGAGGAGTTTCGTTTGAATTTCGTTCTCGAATGCACACTGACCAAGGACGCAATATTTGGGAATGGGCCTCTACTATCGGTAGTTTTTGTGCTCCATTCTTATTAGGGATGCTCTTTACTGCCATGGTCAAGGGAATGCCGATTGACAAAGCTGGAGATATTTCTGCTAGTTTTACCGACTATGTTAACTGGTTCTCAATTGTCGGTGGTGTTGCTGTTGCATTATTATGTCTCTTGCATGGCTTGAACTTTATTCGACTTAAAACGACTGGTGATTTACGTAAACGAGCATTAGCTTATTCGAAACCACTATATTGGGTGTTATATGCTGGTGAAGTTGTTTTCGCAATTCTGGTATATGTTTACACGGACTTCTTTACTGCTAAACCACTATCAACATTGCTAATTTTGGTGGCAATTGTGGCTTTATCCGTGATTGCGCACGTTGGAACGTTACTGGACCATGAAAAGTTATCGTTCTTCTCAACCGGCTTAACGTTAGTTGGAATTGTGGTGCTATTATTTAATGGACTCTATCCACGAGTAATGGTAGCTAATAATCCAAAATTCAGCATTTTAGCAGCAGATGCGTCATCATCACCATATACACTGCATATTATGACTATTGTGACCCTATCAATTTTACCAATTGTTCTGGTATACTTTATCTGGAGCTATTGGGTGTTTAGAAAACGGATCCAAGCAAAACCCGTGACTACGAGTCACGCAGAATAGATTTTCAAAAGATAGCCGCCAAACCATTATGATTAAAGTTAATCATATTTGGATTGGCGGCTATCTAATAAAAGGGGTGCAAGCTATGATTGATCGTCGAATCTTCAATTTACCAGGAGCAAAAAAAATTGTTGGTATTTTGGGGTTATTAGTTTTTATTCAGGGATTTATGATCCTATTTCAAGGGAAATTTCTGGCTGAGAGTATCGTCGGTCTTTGGAAACGGCAGCCATTGACTAGCATCACGACGACCACAATTTTATTTGCGGTCGTTTTTTTGCTACGCCATATTCTAACATTGCTCAAAAATAGAGTAGTAGCACCATTTGTTAACAAAACGGCGCAGTCTTTGCGGGCACAATTAATGGCGAAACTATTTAAAATTGGTCCCGCTGCGACAGCCGCAAAGGGAACTGGTAGTTTAGTTACAATGGCGGTTGACGGTGTCGACCAAATTCAAAATTACCTGCAATTAGTATTTATCAAAGTATTCGATATGATGGTGATTCCATGGATTTTATTGGTTTATTTGTTTTTTATTCGGTGGCAAGAATCTGTGTTCCTGTTATTAATTTATCCAATCATCATTTTATTTATGATTATTTTGGGATTTGCTGCGCAGGCTAAAGCCGACCAACAATATGCCGGGTACCAACGTTTATCCAATAATTTTGTGGATACCTTACGTGGATTGCCAACTTTAAAGCAACTAGGTTTATCAAAACAGTATTCCAAAAATGTTTTTTCTGTTAGTGAGGATTATCGTAAACAGACACTATCTGTGTTAACGATTGCGGTTTTATCAACCTTTGCATTAGATTTTTTCACGACATTATCGATTGCTGTTGTGGCCGTATTTTTAGGGCTAGGTTTGATTAAAGGGAGCATTGCATTGTTGCCTGCACTAATTATGTTGGTGCTGTCACCAGAATACTTTTTGCCAATCAGGAACTTTGCCAATGATTATCACGCTACTCTGGATGGTAAAAATGCAATGACAGCCATTTTTGAGGTATTAGATTTACCTGAAATTAAGGATCAGGATCAATTGAAGAAGCTGCCAGCGGGCTGGCAAGCTGATGATGAATTAACGTTTGAACATGTGGATGTTTCGTATCAAGATGTTGACCGTGATCCAAACCAATTAAGTGATGCGACACTGCATGACATTAGCTTTTCAGTAAAAGGCTATCAAAAAATTGGGCTAATCGGTAAATCTGGGTCTGGGAAAACAACCTTAATTGATACTTTAAGCGGGTTTTTAACGCCGCAAGTGGGATCCGGAACAATCAAGGTTAACCAACAAGTGCTATCGCATTTGGCACAAGATAGTTGGAAACAAAATTTTCTGTATATTCCACAATCACCATATTTATTTCATGACACAATCGAAAACAATATTCGATTTTATACACCGACTGCCACGTCTGAACAGGTTCAGACGGCTGCTGGGCAAGCAGGCTTGAGTGATTGGTTGGCCAGCCTACCAACTGGATTACAAACGAAGATTGGTGAGGGTAACCGCGGTGTGAGTGGTGGTCAGGCACAACGGATTGCACTGGCTCGTGCATTTTTGGACCAGCAACGTAAAATTCTACTGTTTGATGAACCAACAGCGCATTTGGATATTGAAACTGAAGCTGAATTAAAGGAAGCCATGACTCCGATCTTTGCTAATCATTTAGTTTTCTTTGCAACTCACAGACTGCACTGGTTAAATCAAATGGACTACGTTTTAGTCTTAGACGAGGGAAAATTGGTCCAGCAGGGCACACCTGACGAACTAAGTAAACAACCGGGCGCCTATGCCCAACTAGTTAGTGATATGGGAGGTGGGCAATAATGAACGTATTGAAAAATGATACGTGGGTCATGCCTTATTTACGTAAGTATAAAATGTTGTTGCTATTGGTACTTGCATTAGGTTTTTTAACGCTGTTTAGTGGTTCTGCCTTAATGTTTACTTCTGGTTATTTGATCAGCAAATGTGCGACGCATCCATTTAATATTTTATTAGTTTATCCGGCAATTGTACTGACACGGGCGTTTGGAATTGCGCGGCCTGTTTTCAGATATGCTGAACGACTTTCTGCGCATAATTGGGTTTTACGCATTGTTTCTAACTTTCGTAAAAAGTTGTATGATTCTGTCGAATCAACCGCAGTGGCAATTCGTCAAAAGCATCAGACTGGCAGTTTACTGACTTTGTTGGCTGACGACATTGAACACATCGAAAATTTGTATTTGACTACTGTTTTTCCAATTGTAACTGGTATTTTGGTATATGTTTTTGTGGTTGTTGGATTGGGTACCATTAACTGGCCTTTTGCCCTATTGATGCTGTTATTGATTGGAATATTGATGTTTGTTATGCCATTAGTGTCGGTATTGGTTAATGGCGCCAATGAGTTCAAACAAAAGCAGATTCAAAAGGGACTTTATACTAAGTTAACCGATTCAGTTTTAGGGTTAAGTGATTGGTTAATCTCTGGCCGACAAGCAGATTTTATGCAAGAACATCTGGAGACTAGTAATCAAATCTTTGGGCTGCGACGTCGGGACAAAAATTTTCAGTGGCTTCGTGATTTGTTAAGTCAAATTGTAATTGGAATTATCGCAATTGCAACCTTAATTTGGGCTGGAAAAACAATGACTGATAGTCAAAATGCTGCTAATTGGATTGCTGCATTTGTACTTTGTATCTTTCCATTAGATCAAACATTCATAAACATTGCTCAAGGAGTCAGTGAATGGCCAACTTATCGTGAATCGATTAAACGAGTTAATGCCTTACCGCAAGCCTCTGACGAGAATGCAGTAGAACAATCTAAGTTGCAGACATCATTTGAGCGGTTGGCAATTAACAATGTTGATTTCCAGTACGCAGATGGTAATCAACTTGTGTTAAATCAGCTTAATTTACAAATAAAGGCGGGAGAAAAAATTGCGCTGCTGGGACCGAGTGGAACCGGGAAAAGTACGCTATTAAAATTAATTTTAGGGGATGAACTACCAACTAATGGTTCAATTCAAATCAATGGTATCAGTATTGATCGACTTCAATCTGAACGAGCTAATTTATTTGGCGTTTTGGATCAACAGCCATACCTGTTTGATACATCAATTTTAAATAATATTCGGTTGGGAAATTTATCGGCAACTGAAGAACAAGTTCGTGCAGTATTAGAAGAGGTAGAATTGACCCCGTTGATTGATAGCTTGCCCGCTGGCTTGCATACACAAGTGCAAGAAGCAGGAACTCGGTTCTCTGGCGGGGAACAACAACGGCTAGCATTAGCCCGTATTTTGTTGCAAGATACACCAATTATTATTTTGGATGAGCCAACTGTAGCGCTAGATCCGATTACTGAACAGCATCTGTTAAAAACGATTTTCAAGGTACTGGAAGATAAAACAGTTATCTGGGTTACACATCATTTGGTGGGAATTAACTATGTTGATCAGGTCCGCTTTATTGAGCATGGCCAATTTGATATGAGCGGCACACCGCAAGAGTTGTACGCTAATAGTGAGAGATTTAAGAGATTGTATGAAATGGATCGAGGAAGAGTGTGAGCAGGCCCGCTAAGGAGTCGTAGGCTAAGGCCAAGCCGAGCATTGATAAATCGGTCTTTGATTTATTGATGCTCGGCTTGGCCTTAGCCCTAGACCCCTGGGCCTGCGAACACGTTTAAAAAAACGTAAAGCACGGTCAAATAGGACGAACACGTAAAAAAAACGAACCATCGCATTTTTTAAAAGCGATTGGTTCGTTTTGCATTTAACAGTAAATTATTGCTGTCGATGTAATAAATTTTGTGTGAGTTCAATGAGGGCCTCACGTGCAGGTACATCAGGTAACTCTTTGATCAGTTCTAATGACTCACTGGTGTATTGATCAGCAAGTGCAAAAGCTCGTTTAACCCCACCAACATTGACCACAATCTGTTGTACTTGTTTAACTTCATCGTTGGTCATTTTTCCTTTTTTGTTTAATAAAGATTTCAATGCAGCACGGTTAGTTTCTAGTGCCAAAATCAATGGTAATGAATAGACCCCTTGACGAACGTCCTCCAAAGTTGGCTTTAGCGTATGTTTTTTTTGACCGGTATAATCTAAAATATCGTCTTGAATTTGATAGGCTAATCCAATTTTTTTGCCAATTTGTTGAGCATGATCAATTATGACTTGGTCACAGCCACTTAAACGGGCACCTTGTGAACAAGCTAATTCAAACAATTTCGCCGTTTTACCTTCAATTTCTGCCAAATACTGTGTTACAGTCGTTTTTTGATTATAGTTAAGCTGCATTTGGTTTAATTCACCATCTAATATAGCATGCATAATATTAGCATTGGCGGAAACATCATCCATAACGTAAGCCGACTTAATGACTTGTTTGAAATAAAGTGTAAACAAAAAGTCGCCCGCATAGATGGCATTTCTTTGGCCATACATCGTGTGAATTGTGGTAATGTTACGACGCAATGGTG
This window encodes:
- the cydB gene encoding cytochrome d ubiquinol oxidase subunit II, which translates into the protein MSLTQNFWFLIIGLLFSIFFFLEGFDFGVGMSIKGLAKNEAERDMLVSSIGPHWDGNEVWLITAGGALFASFPMWYASLFSGFYLILLFVLIALIFRGVSFEFRSRMHTDQGRNIWEWASTIGSFCAPFLLGMLFTAMVKGMPIDKAGDISASFTDYVNWFSIVGGVAVALLCLLHGLNFIRLKTTGDLRKRALAYSKPLYWVLYAGEVVFAILVYVYTDFFTAKPLSTLLILVAIVALSVIAHVGTLLDHEKLSFFSTGLTLVGIVVLLFNGLYPRVMVANNPKFSILAADASSSPYTLHIMTIVTLSILPIVLVYFIWSYWVFRKRIQAKPVTTSHAE
- the cydD gene encoding thiol reductant ABC exporter subunit CydD — encoded protein: MIDRRIFNLPGAKKIVGILGLLVFIQGFMILFQGKFLAESIVGLWKRQPLTSITTTTILFAVVFLLRHILTLLKNRVVAPFVNKTAQSLRAQLMAKLFKIGPAATAAKGTGSLVTMAVDGVDQIQNYLQLVFIKVFDMMVIPWILLVYLFFIRWQESVFLLLIYPIIILFMIILGFAAQAKADQQYAGYQRLSNNFVDTLRGLPTLKQLGLSKQYSKNVFSVSEDYRKQTLSVLTIAVLSTFALDFFTTLSIAVVAVFLGLGLIKGSIALLPALIMLVLSPEYFLPIRNFANDYHATLDGKNAMTAIFEVLDLPEIKDQDQLKKLPAGWQADDELTFEHVDVSYQDVDRDPNQLSDATLHDISFSVKGYQKIGLIGKSGSGKTTLIDTLSGFLTPQVGSGTIKVNQQVLSHLAQDSWKQNFLYIPQSPYLFHDTIENNIRFYTPTATSEQVQTAAGQAGLSDWLASLPTGLQTKIGEGNRGVSGGQAQRIALARAFLDQQRKILLFDEPTAHLDIETEAELKEAMTPIFANHLVFFATHRLHWLNQMDYVLVLDEGKLVQQGTPDELSKQPGAYAQLVSDMGGGQ
- the cydC gene encoding thiol reductant ABC exporter subunit CydC — translated: MNVLKNDTWVMPYLRKYKMLLLLVLALGFLTLFSGSALMFTSGYLISKCATHPFNILLVYPAIVLTRAFGIARPVFRYAERLSAHNWVLRIVSNFRKKLYDSVESTAVAIRQKHQTGSLLTLLADDIEHIENLYLTTVFPIVTGILVYVFVVVGLGTINWPFALLMLLLIGILMFVMPLVSVLVNGANEFKQKQIQKGLYTKLTDSVLGLSDWLISGRQADFMQEHLETSNQIFGLRRRDKNFQWLRDLLSQIVIGIIAIATLIWAGKTMTDSQNAANWIAAFVLCIFPLDQTFINIAQGVSEWPTYRESIKRVNALPQASDENAVEQSKLQTSFERLAINNVDFQYADGNQLVLNQLNLQIKAGEKIALLGPSGTGKSTLLKLILGDELPTNGSIQINGISIDRLQSERANLFGVLDQQPYLFDTSILNNIRLGNLSATEEQVRAVLEEVELTPLIDSLPAGLHTQVQEAGTRFSGGEQQRLALARILLQDTPIIILDEPTVALDPITEQHLLKTIFKVLEDKTVIWVTHHLVGINYVDQVRFIEHGQFDMSGTPQELYANSERFKRLYEMDRGRV
- a CDS encoding polyprenyl synthetase family protein; its protein translation is MAHKIWQNFPTVAVKLDDLKNYMFSLVSLTNKPIQTKILELIGAGGKLLRPGYFYLFSSLGPKQDLVKLQAGAAALELLHVATLIHDDVIDESPLRRNITTIHTMYGQRNAIYAGDFLFTLYFKQVIKSAYVMDDVSANANIMHAILDGELNQMQLNYNQKTTVTQYLAEIEGKTAKLFELACSQGARLSGCDQVIIDHAQQIGKKIGLAYQIQDDILDYTGQKKHTLKPTLEDVRQGVYSLPLILALETNRAALKSLLNKKGKMTNDEVKQVQQIVVNVGGVKRAFALADQYTSESLELIKELPDVPAREALIELTQNLLHRQQ